Proteins encoded together in one Telopea speciosissima isolate NSW1024214 ecotype Mountain lineage chromosome 6, Tspe_v1, whole genome shotgun sequence window:
- the LOC122665271 gene encoding UV-B-induced protein At3g17800, chloroplastic, producing MRIAEVREKERQKAIEEIIYSLIVHKFMDNDILMIPTISVPADPAIRVDYWPNQEQKLESVHSPEAFEMIQSHLSLVLGERLVGPLDTIVQISKLKLGKLYAASMMYGYFLKRVDQRFQLERTMKTLPEGMEKDQAIYKDPAAEYQLWDPDSLIRVPPDDGDGGGKGGLSDSGAARSYRLRSYVMYLDSETLQRYATIRSKEAISLIEKQTQALFGRPDIRISEDGSLDTTNDEVVGITFSGLTMLVLEAVAFGSFLWDAEGYVESKYHFFTN from the coding sequence GAGAATAGCTGAAGTCAGGGAGAAAGAAAGACAGAAGGCAATAGAGGAGATAATATACTCCTTGATTGTGCATAAGTTCATGGATAATGACATCTTGATGATCCCTACAATATCGGTGCCAGCAGATCCAGCTATTAGGGTGGATTACTGGCCAAACCAAGAACAGAAACTGGAATCTGTCCACTCCCCTGAAGCCTTTGAGATGATACAGAGCCACTTATCTCTTGTTCTTGGGGAACggcttgtgggcccacttgATACCATTGTCCAGATCAGCAAGCTTAAACTTGGGAAGCTTTACGCTGCTTCTATGATGTATGGTTATTTCCTCAAAAGAGTTGATCAGAGATTCCAATTGGAGAGAACCATGAAAACTCTTCCAGAAGGTATGGAGAAAGACCAGGCAATCTACAAGGATCCAGCAGCTGAATACCAGCTCTGGGACCCCGATTCATTGATCCGGGTGCCACCAGACgacggtgatggtggtggtaaaGGAGGTTTATCAGATTCAGGTGCAGCCAGGTCCTACAGATTGAGGTCCTATGTCATGTACTTGGATTCAGAGACATTGCAGAGATATGCGACCATAAGATCGAAGGAAGCTATTTCTCTGATTGAGAAACAGACACAGGCCTTGTTTGGTAGGCCTGATATTAGGATTTCGGAGGATGGTTCTCTTGATACAACTAATGATGAGGTTGTTGGTATTACGTTTTCTGGTCTGACCATGCTGGTGTTAGAGGCAGTCGCGTTTGGGTCATTTTTATGGGATGCTGAAGGTTATGTAGAATCAAAATATCACTTTTTCACAAACTGA